A window of Candidatus Aegiribacteria sp. genomic DNA:
GGCGATTGATAATCTTCAGGTTATTCATACTATTGACAGTCTCTCGATGGCAGGATTATCGGGTACAACTGAGTCATGGTGGGTAAAAGAACCATTCATGGGTTTCTCCATTACCGAACTCGGTCCGGTTCAACAGGAAATACTGATTCTGGGAGACAGTGTCTGGACGATCGACAGAAATGGACACCTGTCTTCAGGAGGAGCAGAAGCCCGTGATGAAATGGCCCTTTCGAAAAGAACGATTTTCTACGACTACCTTTTCGATACCTCCATGCTCTCCATTGCTGAGGACACCCTGATAGACAGTATCATGACAGTACCACTGCATCTTGAATTCCAGCAGGAGATAATCTTCTATGTGTCGAAGGAAACATGGCTCCCTGTACTAATGACAGCTGAGGTTATGGGTCTTGAAGTAAGGAGCTATCCTGAAAATTACGAATCACTGCAGGGAATTATCGGACCCATGTCCAGCAGGAGTGTAATACCGGCATTCGGTCAGGAAATAGTAACAGAGAATATCCTTACAGAATACAATATTTCTGTTCCGGAATCGCTTTTTACTCTAACCTCCCGAAGCGGAGACTGGAAACTGGAAGATCCCGGTATACCGATGACATTCTATCTCAGAGGAGAACATATCTATCTTGAAGGAGAAGTTAACGGCACTTCTGTCAATATACTTCTCGACAGCGGGGCAGGAGCAACCGTTCTTGACAGCACGCTTGCTTCTGATCTGGAGCTTTCAGGATCCGGCAGACTCCCGGTAATGGGAATAGGCGGAACCAGAGAATTCTCGTTTGTTAAGGTTCTATCCTATTCCGTGGCAGGGGCTCTTCTGAGTGATCAGTATCTGGCCGTCATGCCGCTTGCTGAGGAATTCTACCCAGCAACGGGAGAAAGAATCGATCTGATACTGGGATACGATTTTCTGAGCCGCTTTGTTACAAGAATAGATTACGGATTAGAAACAATAACGCTGTTTGACCCTGACAGCTTTCTGATTCCCCCGGATATAACAGTACTTCCAACTGTGAGAACAATGAGCCTCCTCTCTGTAGAAGCCATACTTGAAGATTCGATTCCCATTAACCTTCTGCTTGACACAGGCGCAGGGGGCTGCATCCATCTCACACCTGGTTTCTTTGAGAAGCATCCGGATTTCCTTCAGGACAGACCTTCATTTGAAACTGAAGTCCGAGGTATCGGGGGTGAGGAATCGATAATGGGTTTCCGTGTCTCAAGCGTTACACTTGGAGACTTCACTGTCCCAGGTGGAATATGCTCAAGCTTTGACGGTGGTGATATCTTCAATCAGTTTGATGGCATACTTGGTGCGGGTATCCTCTCCAGATTCATAGTTTATCTTAATTATAATTCCTCTTCAGTTTTTCTTGAGCCCTCAGCCCTCTTCCATGAAGGACTTCCGGAAACACTTACCGGAATGGGACTGGAAATCGCGGGGAATGAGCTTATTGTCAAAAATATTATAGGAGGATCACCCGCAGATGATGCCGGGGTCATTAAGGGAGATATTCTTCTGGAAGTTGACGGTCATCAGGTCAGCTCCGAACAATTGAATGAAATACATGATCTGCTGCCGGATACGACAGATATTCCGGTTATTCTGAAAGTTCTTCGAGAAGGCTGCGAAATTGAACT
This region includes:
- a CDS encoding aspartyl protease family protein, translated to MRRILLTTALILLIQNFTGCGSSNDSSREVSTEENTDAQIDPVSEVLQRCIEAAGGREAIDNLQVIHTIDSLSMAGLSGTTESWWVKEPFMGFSITELGPVQQEILILGDSVWTIDRNGHLSSGGAEARDEMALSKRTIFYDYLFDTSMLSIAEDTLIDSIMTVPLHLEFQQEIIFYVSKETWLPVLMTAEVMGLEVRSYPENYESLQGIIGPMSSRSVIPAFGQEIVTENILTEYNISVPESLFTLTSRSGDWKLEDPGIPMTFYLRGEHIYLEGEVNGTSVNILLDSGAGATVLDSTLASDLELSGSGRLPVMGIGGTREFSFVKVLSYSVAGALLSDQYLAVMPLAEEFYPATGERIDLILGYDFLSRFVTRIDYGLETITLFDPDSFLIPPDITVLPTVRTMSLLSVEAILEDSIPINLLLDTGAGGCIHLTPGFFEKHPDFLQDRPSFETEVRGIGGEESIMGFRVSSVTLGDFTVPGGICSSFDGGDIFNQFDGILGAGILSRFIVYLNYNSSSVFLEPSALFHEGLPETLTGMGLEIAGNELIVKNIIGGSPADDAGVIKGDILLEVDGHQVSSEQLNEIHDLLPDTTDIPVILKVLREGCEIELELITGRLIP